Proteins co-encoded in one Desulfovibrio aminophilus genomic window:
- a CDS encoding glutaminyl-peptide cyclotransferase: MGFRPLLAALWVLLLCPAAFAGAPLLAPEVLAELPHDRAAFTEGLLLHDGRFLESVGKYGRSEVRRVDPATGEVLARTALAPKSFAEGLALRGGRLMLLTWKEGQGFFLDPDTLRVSGRFAWEGEGWGLASDGTLLWASDGSDRLRLLDPARMTVLRRIPVRDGDRPVPRLNELEAAGGVLWANVWWEDRVAAIDPESGEVRAWLDLAPLRARLENPGAESANGLAADPESGRLYVTGKYWDKVFVLRLPALP, encoded by the coding sequence ATGGGGTTTCGCCCGCTCCTGGCCGCGCTCTGGGTCCTGCTCCTCTGCCCGGCGGCCTTCGCCGGGGCTCCGCTGCTGGCCCCGGAGGTCCTGGCCGAACTGCCCCACGACCGCGCGGCCTTCACCGAGGGCCTGCTCCTCCACGACGGCCGCTTCCTGGAGTCCGTGGGCAAGTACGGCCGCTCCGAGGTGCGCCGGGTGGACCCGGCCACGGGCGAGGTCCTGGCGCGCACCGCCCTGGCCCCGAAATCCTTCGCCGAGGGCCTGGCCCTGCGGGGAGGGCGGCTCATGCTGCTCACCTGGAAGGAGGGACAGGGCTTCTTCCTCGACCCGGACACGCTGCGCGTCAGCGGGCGGTTCGCCTGGGAAGGCGAGGGCTGGGGCCTGGCCTCGGACGGGACGCTGCTCTGGGCCAGCGACGGTTCGGACCGTCTGCGCCTGCTGGACCCGGCCCGGATGACCGTGCTCCGGCGCATCCCGGTGCGCGACGGCGACCGGCCCGTGCCCCGGCTCAACGAGCTGGAGGCGGCGGGAGGCGTGCTCTGGGCCAATGTCTGGTGGGAGGACCGCGTCGCGGCCATCGACCCGGAGAGCGGCGAGGTGCGGGCCTGGCTGGACCTGGCCCCACTGCGCGCGCGGCTGGAGAACCCCGGGGCCGAGTCCGCCAACGGCCTGGCCGCCGACCCGGAATCCGG
- a CDS encoding chemotaxis protein CheD — translation MDIRALLAGGIRQEHLKIGECIFTTRDLLIVTVLGSCVSATFHHPLSRAAAMFHAMLPDSRQSSGPVRHPCTFADLAVARIMERFRRLGLPAAEIRVRLFGGAGALCPEEQARLRGLLDVGSKNVEAARAALTAQGLRVLSEDVLGPRGRKVLFHTGSGRSWLRDVNAGPDDPFQVRD, via the coding sequence ATGGACATCCGGGCCCTCCTGGCGGGGGGCATCCGCCAGGAGCACCTCAAGATCGGCGAGTGCATCTTCACCACCCGGGACCTGCTCATCGTCACGGTCCTCGGCAGCTGCGTCTCGGCCACCTTCCACCATCCCCTCTCGCGGGCGGCGGCCATGTTTCACGCCATGCTCCCGGACAGCCGGCAGTCCTCCGGCCCGGTGCGCCATCCCTGCACCTTCGCGGACCTGGCCGTGGCCAGGATCATGGAGCGCTTCCGCCGCCTGGGCTTGCCCGCCGCGGAAATCCGGGTGCGCCTCTTCGGCGGGGCCGGGGCCCTCTGCCCGGAGGAGCAGGCGCGACTGCGCGGCCTGCTCGACGTGGGCTCCAAGAACGTGGAGGCCGCCCGGGCGGCGTTGACGGCCCAGGGCCTGCGCGTGCTCTCCGAGGACGTGCTCGGCCCGCGCGGCCGCAAGGTCCTCTTCCACACCGGCTCGGGCCGCTCCTGGCTGCGGGACGTGAACGCGGGCCCCGACGACCCGTTCCAGGTCCGGGACTGA
- a CDS encoding efflux RND transporter permease subunit, whose amino-acid sequence MIVNRAALKRPVAVLVFMILSAVTGLSSYNSLPRESSPDITIPYVFVTTTYEGVAPADVEKLITLPLERKLKGIADTEEIRSTSEDGISVIAVKFLPDVNIDDALQKVRDKVDQAKPDLPKDLEDDPVITEANFSDIPVVQVVLSGPFSPRRLKDFAEDLRDRFEAVQGVLEAKIVGGLEREIHVLFDLDRVAFYNVPFSALLASVEHGNVNQPGGSMDIGTSRYLVRVPEDFKHPAEINNIVAFVRDGRPVYLRDLATIADANKDPLSRSRIDGKASVTILIKKRSGENIIRISDEIASVVAEMRDVLPRNLSIDLTADQAEDIRNMVADLENNIISGLLLVLAVVFLFIGGRSAVFVSMAIPMSMLLSFSLLQAMGVTLNMVVLFSLTLALGMLVDNGIVIVENIYRHMQENGLTRAQAALAATDEVAWPVITSTLTTVGAFLPMIFWPGIMGEFMKYLPITVILTLSASLFVALVINPVLSARYQNVRPLGRTTAVDRALDHVRDAYGRILEKALDHRGLVLGGSFVLLVLSVMGFGLFGKGVEFFPDVEPNRAYIHIKAPAGTNLDASDELVRQAEAIASQYPDIRHVLSEIGAEGNDPFSQGGTGTHISQITLDFKKIKDRSRTSSGIVDEIRAKLQNTIRGAEARVEKEEGGPPTGAAVNIEIAGEDIHDLGRLAADVRKTIRDIPGMVNLKDDFVSGKPEILVSVDKEKAALLGLDTLAVATTVKAAINGAKVGAYREGKDEYDILVKLPEKDRHSVEILRRLTVSGPAGQPVPITSVASVELASGLGGIHRIDQKRVVTISADASGRLANDIIADIKTRLADYPWPKGFRISYTGEQKEQDKAQDFLSKAFLAALFLIFMTLVLQFDTLMSPVIILTSVVLSLIGVFLGLLVTNMPFGVIMTGVGVVSLAGVVVNNAIVLIDYYNQLRAGGMAPREALVLTGRLRFRPVALTALTTVLGLVPMATGVSFDFLNFRWDVGGESSQWWGSMAVAVIFGLGVATILTLVVVPVLLSFQESLRARFSKGRAAGDEPPAVAS is encoded by the coding sequence ATGATCGTCAACCGCGCGGCGCTCAAGCGCCCGGTGGCCGTGCTGGTCTTCATGATCCTCTCGGCCGTCACCGGGCTCTCCAGCTACAACTCTCTGCCCCGCGAGTCCTCGCCGGACATCACCATCCCCTATGTCTTCGTGACCACGACCTACGAGGGCGTGGCCCCGGCCGACGTGGAGAAGCTCATCACCCTGCCCCTGGAGCGCAAGCTCAAGGGCATCGCGGACACCGAGGAAATCCGCTCCACCTCCGAGGACGGCATCTCGGTCATCGCGGTCAAGTTCCTGCCGGACGTGAACATCGACGACGCCCTGCAGAAGGTCCGCGACAAGGTGGACCAGGCCAAGCCCGACCTGCCCAAGGACCTGGAGGACGACCCGGTCATCACCGAGGCCAACTTCTCGGACATCCCGGTGGTCCAGGTGGTCCTCTCCGGCCCCTTCAGCCCCCGGCGGCTCAAGGACTTCGCCGAGGACCTGCGGGACCGCTTCGAGGCCGTGCAGGGAGTTCTGGAGGCCAAGATCGTCGGCGGCCTGGAGCGTGAAATCCACGTGCTCTTCGACCTGGACCGGGTGGCCTTCTACAACGTGCCCTTCTCCGCGCTGCTCGCCTCGGTGGAGCACGGCAACGTGAACCAGCCCGGCGGCTCCATGGACATCGGGACCTCGCGCTACCTCGTGCGCGTGCCCGAGGACTTCAAGCATCCCGCCGAAATCAACAACATCGTGGCCTTCGTCCGCGACGGCCGCCCGGTGTACCTGCGCGACCTGGCCACCATCGCGGACGCCAACAAGGACCCCCTGTCCCGCAGCCGCATCGACGGCAAGGCCAGCGTGACCATCCTGATCAAGAAGCGCAGCGGCGAGAACATCATCCGCATCAGCGACGAGATCGCCTCCGTCGTGGCCGAGATGCGCGACGTCCTGCCCCGCAATCTGAGCATCGACCTCACCGCGGACCAGGCCGAGGACATCCGCAACATGGTGGCCGACCTGGAGAACAACATCATCTCCGGCCTGCTCCTGGTCCTGGCCGTGGTCTTCCTGTTCATCGGCGGCCGCTCGGCGGTCTTCGTCTCCATGGCCATCCCCATGTCCATGCTCCTGTCCTTCTCCCTGCTCCAGGCCATGGGCGTAACCCTGAACATGGTCGTCCTCTTCTCCCTGACCCTGGCCCTGGGCATGCTCGTGGACAACGGCATCGTCATCGTGGAGAACATCTACCGCCACATGCAGGAGAACGGCCTGACGCGGGCCCAGGCGGCCCTGGCGGCCACCGACGAGGTGGCCTGGCCGGTGATCACCTCCACCCTGACCACCGTGGGCGCGTTCCTGCCCATGATCTTCTGGCCCGGGATCATGGGCGAGTTCATGAAGTACCTGCCCATCACCGTGATCCTCACCCTCTCGGCCTCGCTCTTCGTGGCCCTGGTCATCAATCCCGTGCTCTCGGCCCGCTACCAGAACGTCCGGCCCCTGGGCCGGACCACGGCCGTGGACCGGGCCCTGGACCACGTGCGCGACGCCTACGGCCGCATCCTGGAGAAGGCCCTGGACCACCGGGGATTGGTCCTCGGCGGCTCCTTCGTCCTGCTCGTGCTCTCGGTGATGGGCTTCGGCCTCTTCGGCAAGGGCGTGGAATTCTTCCCGGACGTGGAGCCCAACCGGGCCTACATCCACATCAAGGCGCCCGCGGGCACGAACCTGGACGCCTCGGACGAACTCGTGCGCCAGGCCGAGGCCATCGCCTCCCAGTACCCGGACATCCGGCACGTCCTCTCGGAGATCGGGGCCGAGGGCAACGACCCCTTCTCCCAGGGCGGCACGGGCACCCACATTTCCCAGATCACCCTGGACTTCAAGAAGATCAAGGACCGTTCCCGGACCTCCTCCGGGATCGTGGACGAAATCCGCGCCAAGCTGCAGAACACGATCCGGGGCGCCGAAGCCCGGGTGGAGAAGGAGGAGGGCGGACCGCCCACGGGCGCGGCCGTGAACATCGAGATCGCGGGCGAGGACATCCACGATCTGGGCCGCCTGGCCGCCGACGTGCGCAAGACCATCCGCGACATCCCCGGCATGGTGAACCTCAAGGACGACTTCGTCTCCGGCAAGCCGGAAATCCTCGTCTCCGTGGACAAGGAGAAGGCCGCCCTGCTCGGCCTGGACACCCTGGCCGTGGCCACCACGGTCAAGGCCGCCATCAACGGGGCCAAGGTGGGCGCCTACCGCGAGGGCAAGGATGAGTACGACATCCTGGTCAAGCTGCCGGAGAAGGACCGCCATTCCGTGGAGATCCTGCGCCGCCTCACGGTCTCCGGCCCGGCCGGGCAGCCCGTGCCCATCACCTCCGTGGCCTCGGTGGAGCTGGCCAGCGGCCTGGGCGGCATCCACCGCATCGACCAGAAGCGGGTGGTGACCATCTCGGCCGACGCCTCCGGCCGGCTGGCCAACGACATCATCGCCGACATCAAGACCCGGCTGGCCGACTATCCCTGGCCCAAGGGCTTCCGGATCAGCTACACCGGCGAGCAGAAGGAGCAGGACAAGGCCCAGGACTTCCTGTCCAAGGCCTTCCTGGCCGCCCTGTTCCTCATCTTCATGACCCTGGTGCTCCAGTTCGACACCCTCATGAGCCCGGTGATCATCCTGACCTCGGTGGTCCTCTCGCTCATCGGCGTGTTCCTCGGCCTGCTCGTCACCAACATGCCCTTCGGCGTGATCATGACCGGCGTGGGCGTGGTCAGCCTGGCGGGCGTGGTGGTGAACAACGCCATCGTGCTCATCGACTATTACAACCAGCTGCGCGCCGGGGGCATGGCCCCGCGCGAGGCGCTGGTGCTCACGGGCCGCCTGCGCTTCCGGCCCGTGGCGCTCACCGCCCTGACCACCGTGCTCGGCCTGGTGCCCATGGCCACGGGCGTGAGCTTCGACTTCCTCAACTTCCGCTGGGACGTCGGCGGCGAGTCCTCGCAGTGGTGGGGCTCCATGGCCGTGGCCGTGATCTTCGGACTGGGCGTGGCCACCATCCTGACCCTGGTGGTGGTGCCGGTGCTCCTCTCCTTCCAGGAAAGCCTGCGGGCGCGCTTCAGCAAGGGGCGCGCGGCCGGAGACGAACCTCCGGCCGTCGCTTCCTGA